From Sardina pilchardus chromosome 9, fSarPil1.1, whole genome shotgun sequence, a single genomic window includes:
- the LOC134092836 gene encoding G-protein coupled receptor 22-like, with product METESYTTLRLETSDGTGTVASVVGGLEGHGGSALPPPAGWQTPYPISFQVSLTSFLMLELVLGFSSNLTVLVLYCSQSNLVDSVSNLVTVNLHILDIVVCVLCLPLTVVVVLLPPGRDLALICCFHEACVTFASVSTAINVLVISMDRYDISVRPANRLLTPRWAGLLLAAVWAVSLAVFFIPFIEVDFFASEEASPAAVWHNRTLLCMGGQGYHMGLGMYYHLLLQVPTFFATVAVMLFTYSRILRALNIRIGSHMRKNQRGGNNAGGGGGRRGLGCRGRRGRRHRRSKAEQQQEEQEAAEQTKHLTHPPLISSPTPTATSPPALSTVPLVGGADSSAAASPSPAGGAVGLAAAPVPASLGVQASVSAIIALRRAVRRHRDRRERQRRVFRMSLIIISSFIGCWAPISVANVLILCLGPSDTLVSLRLCFLAMAYGTTISHPLLYAFTRQKLRRVLRAKVKKRVVSLLQVDPSPGGTVIHNSWVEPRKSRKLRTEGSDATDRCLTEPL from the exons ATGGAGACAGAGAGCTACACCACCCTGCGCCTGGAGACCAGCGACGGCACGGGGACGGTGGCGAGCGTCGTCGGCGGCCTGGAGGGCCACGGCGGCTCGGCCCTTCCTCCCCCCGCGGGGTGGCAGACGCCGTACCCCATCAGCTTCCAGGTGTCGCTGACCAGCTTCCTGATGCTGGAGCTGGTGCTGGGCTTCAGCAGCAACCTGACGGTGCTGGTGCTCTACTGCTCGCAGTCCAACCTGGTGGACTCGGTCAGCAACCTGGTGACGGTCAACCTGCACATCCTGGACATTGTGGTGTGCGTGCTGTGCCTGCCgctgacggtggtggtggtgctgctgccgcCCGGGCGCGACCTGGCGCTCATCTGCTGCTTCCACGAGGCGTGCGTCACCTTCGCCAGCGTCTCCACCGCCATCAACGTGCTGGTCATCAGCATGGACCGCTACGACATCTCCGTGCGGCCGGCCAACCGGCTGCTGACGCCGCGCTGGGCCGGGCTGCTGCTGGCGGCCGTCTGGGCCGTCTCGCTGGCCGTCTTCTTCATCCCGTTCATCGAGGTGGACTTTTTCGCCTCGGAGGAagcc TCGCCGGCGGCGGTGTGGCACAACCGGACGTTGCTGTGCATGGGCGGGCAGGGCTACCACATGGGGCTGGGCATGTACTACCACCTGCTGCTGCAGGTGCCCACCTTCTTCGCCACGGTGGCGGTGATGCTCTTCACGTACTCGCGCATCCTGCGCGCCCTCAACATCCGCATCGGCTCGCACATGCGCAAGAACCAGCGGGGGGGCAACAACGCCGGCGGCGGGGGCGGCCGACGAGGCCTGGGCTGCCGGGGTCGCCGCGGACGCCGGCACCGGCGCAGCAAAgccgagcagcagcaggaggagcaggaggccgCTGAGCAGACCAAGCACCTCACCCACCCGCCGCTCATCTCCTCGCCCACCCCCACGGCCACCTCCCCTCCGGCCCTGTCCACCGTGCCCCTGGTGGGCGGAGCGGACAGCAGCGCGGCCGCGTCCCCGTCCCCGGCAGGAGGGGCGGTGGGGCTGGCGGCGGCGCCGGTGCCGGCCTCCCTCGGGGTCCAGGCCTCGGTGTCGGCCATCATCGCCCTGCGGCGGGCCGTGCGGCGGCACCGGGACCGGCGGGAGCGGCAGCGCCGCGTCTTCCGCATGTCGCTGATCATCATCTCGTCCTTCATCGGCTGCTGGGCGCCCATCTCGGTGGCCAACGTGCTGATCCTCTGCCTGGGCCCCAGCGACACGCTGGTCTCGCTGCGCCTCTGCTTCCTGGCCATGGCCTACGGCACCACCATCTCCCACCCGCTGCTCTACGCCTTCACGCGGCAGAAGCTGCGCCGGGTGCTCAGGGCCAAGGTCAAGAAGCGCGTGGTCTCGCTGCTGCAGGTGGACCCCTCGCCCGGGGGCACCGTCATACACAACTCCTGGGTGGAGCCGCGCAAGAGCCGCAAGCTTCGCACGGAGGGGAGCGACGCCACGGACCGCTGCCTGACGGAGCCGCTGTGA